The Leucothrix mucor DSM 2157 DNA window CTGTTTAAACTCATCACTCTAATCGTGATCTTGTGCCTACCCGCTGCCGCTGGCTATGTGTTTTATAAACGGGTTTTAAAGCCTAATCCAATCCCACACGCACCTCCCACAGCTTCAGAGCGCGCCACACTCATTCTGCAAAAGCAACATAGCCGCTATTTACTGGGCACCAACACCAATGAATTGCGTGAAGACAATGCCAGCATCCCATTTATTGATTTGTTTAAATCATCCATCCCGTTTCCGGATACACACCCTTGGCTAAGCTCGAAAGGTGTTGTTTATGATAAAGATGGCTGGCCAGTCGATCTAAAAGGCGGCGTTGCAGGGACTAAATTCTTAAATCGACTGCCTGCGGGTACGGTTCCGGATGGCTTGTATACCGTGCTCTATGAGGGTGCTGGTGAGCTGCAATATGGCAATGATGCTCGCTTAGTTTCCCGACAGCCCGACAAAGACATCATTGAGATTAAAGCCGGAAAAGATCAGATTTTAAATGCATCACTGATCATAAAATCGATTAATGCCAGCAATCCACTACGTAATATCAAAGTGTTATTACCCGGCGGAATCTGTGAGGGAAACCCTTATCGCAGAGTGGACTCCAATACAGCCTGCGGCAAACAGCGCTACTTGTCATTTGATCAGCATCACGCACAGCTTCTGTTTAACCCTGACTACCTAAACTTTATGAAGGACTTTCGGGTAATACGGTTTATGAATATGGCCGGCATGACTCGCAACCCTGTTGAGCAATGGTCCGCACGCAATACGCTGGATAAATCGACCTGGGCAGGCAAAGAAGGCACTCGCGGTGCACCGCTTGAGGTGATGGTCGCTCTCGCTAATCGCTTGCAGGCTGATGCTTGGTTTTCAATGCCGCACCGAGCCAGTGATGATTATATTCGTGAGTTTTCAAGCTACGCAGCAAAGCACCTTAATCCTTCACTGAAAGTCTATGTCGAATACAGTAATGAAGTTTGGAACAATATCTTCATCCATAAAAAATACGCAATAGAGCAAGGTTTAATACGAAATCTAGATACCGACCCTCAAACGGCAGGAATCAAGTTTTACGCTAAACGCAGCGTCGAGGTATTTAAATTATGGGAAAACACGTTTGGCGGGACTCAGCGCTTACTCAGAACCCTATCAGGATGGTCTGCGAATGAACGACTGACCAGTCAACTGCTCTCCTACGAGCAAACCCATCGCTACACCGATGTATTTGCGATTGCACCCTACTTCTACGCTTTGCCTAAAGAGCTTCGAAAAGCGAGCACTGTAGACGACATTTTTGAGTTGATGCTAGATAAAGGCTCAAACTACGGATTAAGTGCTAGCATTGAGCAAATGCAAACGCAGGTCGAACTAGCGAATGAGTTTGGTGTGGAGTTAGTCGCTTATGAAGGTGGACAGCACTTGGTCGACTGGGAAACCCGCACCGTTGAGGCACATCCAAACCCACTACTCTATGCTGCAAATCGTGATCCGCGAATGGGAGAGCTCTATGGTCGCTATCTAAGTGCTTGGAAAGCGAGCGGAGCTAAAGTGTTTGTGCATTTTAGCGCCCCACGCATCTATAGCTGGTACGGAAGCTGGGGAGCTAAGGAATATATTTCTCAGCCTCGTGAGCAAGCACCTAAATACGATGCATTGCTCAACTATTTAGAGGCTAATCGTTAGAGTAATTACTTCAGCATGAAATTAAGCAGTGGCTTTTAAACTAGCGGTTAGCGCATTGAGGACAGCCGCCGTTTCCGGCCTTTTATGACGCCATATCCAGAATGACTCAGCGGCTTGCTCAACCAGCATCCCTAAGCCATTACTAATGGATGAGACCTGATTATCCGTACACCAGCGCTCGAAAATAGTTGGTTCCGCAGCATACATCATGTCATAAGCATGACAACCTGACGCAACGATAGAAGCCGGCAATGGCGGTAATTCACCACCCAAGCTGGATGAAGAGCCATTGATAATTACATCAAATGCACCTTTTTCGGGAAGGTCAGCGTAACTACCTGCAGATACATTGCCAAACTCGGCAAACAAGCCAGCCAAATTCTCAGCTCGCTCTACCGTGCGGTTAACAATGTAAATTTCAGTGGGTGATTGCTCAAGCAGCGGCTGTAAAACACCTCGCACCGCACCACCGGCACCCATGATCAAAATGCGTCGGCCTTCCAACGTCACCGACTGGTTTTGAATCAAATCCCGAACCAAGCCAACACCGTCGGTATTATCACCTCGCACCCGACCATCTTCCAGAAAGCTTAAGGTATTCACTGCACCTGCTTTACGGGCATGATCAGAGAGCTCATCAGCTGCTGCCCAAGCTTCCTGCTTAAATGGCACCGTAACATTAAGGCCCTTGCCACCTTTAGCCGAAAAGTCTCGAATCGCGGCCGCGAAAGCATCGGTATCCGCCGTCAATAAGCTGTATTCAAGGCTCTCACCCAACTGTTCAGCGAAGCTTGAATGAATCCAAGGCGACTTACTGTGAGCAATCGGATTACCAATGACTGCATACTGATCACTCATTTGTTACTTCTCCTGCAGCCAACGGGCTACATCCATCGCAAAATACGTCAAAATGCCATCAGCACCAGCACGCTTCATACTCACTAAGGCCTCTAACACACAAGCGCGCTCATCTAGCCAACCATTAATGCTAGCGGCTTTTAGCATGGCATATTCACCACTCACCTGATAAACATAAGTTGGTGCTTTAAATTCATCTTTGATACGACGAACGATATCGAGATAAGGCATACCAGGCTTGATCATCACCATATCAGCGCCTTCTTCAAGGTCCATGGCAACTTCGTAGAGGGCCTCATTACTATTGGCGGGGTCCATTTGATAGCTGTATTTATTACCACCACCAATATTGCCAGAGGAGCCAACAGCATCACGAAACGGCCCGTAAAAGCTAGAGGCATATTTAGCGGAATACGCGAGGATTTTGGTGTTTTGATAACCTTCAGTTTCCAGATTATCGCGAATATGACCAATACGGCCGTCCATCATATCGGATGGAGCAACAATATCTGCGCCGGCTTCGGCGTGAGATAACGCCTGCCTAACCAATACACTGACCGTTTCATCATTCAGAATATAATCGTCTGGCCCCATTAGGCCATCTTGACCATGAGACGTGTAAGGGTCTAAAGCAACATCCGTAATAATACCCAACTCAGGGCAAGCTGCCTTTAGTGCTCGCACACAGCGCTGAACTAAACCATCCGGGTTATAGGCTTCTTCAGCACCATCTGACTTTCCATCGCTTTCAACCACCGGAAAGATTGCCATTGCCGGAATACCCAGAGCAACAGCTTCTTCGGCTTGTTTCACCAGTAAATCAATACTTAAACGCTCAACACCAGGCATCGATGGAATCGCTTGACGCTGATTTTCGCCTTCGAGTACAAATACGGGATAAATTAAGTCGTTGGTCGTCAGCACATTTTCCCGCATCAAACGACGCGAGAAATTGTCTTTGCGCATACGACGCATACGAGAAAACGGAAAATTACCGGTAACAATAGCCATTGTTTCACCTAAAAGCCTGCGATTAACAAGCTCCGAATTAAGCCACAGCGATGCACTGATGTCACCCGTAATTTCTGTAATGCTTAGCGGCTTGTCGCCACCGGTGCTGTTGGATAATTTTCTGATATTTCCTGATATAAGGCCTTATACTGATCACCCATGGCATCAAACGAGAACTGTTTATTGACGTACTCACGAGCTCCAAGCCCTAATTGCTGACGTAATGCTGAGGAGTCAATTAAACGCTCTAAATAAGTCGTCAATTCCGCTTCATCATTACCAACAAAGCCGCACAAATCATGCTGCACTACTTCGTCATTACCCGGAATATTAGTGACTACGGCTGGAATTCCGGCGGCTTGTGCCTCAAGTAGTGCCAGCGACAAACCTTCGTACAGAGATGTCTGCAAGAAAATATCCAATGAAGACAGCACTTTAACTGCATCAGCGCGCGACAAAAAGCCGGTTACTGTAACGCCCACTTCAGCCAGCATCGCTTCATCTTCTGGTTCACCATTGCCTACCCAATAAAACTCAACATCCTGGCGATGACTCAGCACAGTCGCTGCAATAGCCGCAAACACATGCGGTGCTTTTTGGGTAGAAATACGTCCCAGTACGCCAACCTTCACCTTGTCATTCAACACGGAATAATCTTTCATGGTGATCTGGCTTAAATCAATACCATTACTAATACAGGCTAATCGCGTGGTATTACCCTTGGTAATTTCCTTCAGAATAATTTCATATTCACGTTTGGAGCAGGCAATAATTGTGCCGCCCATCCAATACGCAACTAGCTCCAATGCCTTATAGATAGCACGCTTTACGGGGTGTTCAATCAAAGGATAATGAATCGCATGCGAAGTATATAGAGTGCGTTTATTACGACCTAACAGAAAACCTGCCGTCCTTGCCAACACCCCACTCTTGGATGAGTGACCATGTATTACATCCGGATTAATTCGTTTAATCTCACGCGTAATCCGATACAAGGCTTTCAAGTCAGTCATTGGATTGATAGCACGCCCCATCTGCACATGAATCAACTCAACTTTGGGATCAAATAGCTCTCGCCAATTCTTCGGCGTATCTTCACGTAAAGAGTGAATCACAGTGACCTCGTAACCGTTTCTGACCAAATTATTGGCCATATCGATTACCCAAATAAATACACCATGTGCCATAGGCTCAATGACGTGTACGATCTTCATTGTTATCATCCTGTTGTTGGTAGGCTATTTTTTAGATTAGCTCGCAGCTTTTGCTTGCCTGCTGAGTTTATTTTTTTAAATGCCTTGTAGAAATTAAACGCGCTAAGACGATACTGGCTTGGTGTCCATACTAGCCGGTACATCGGTGTTGCCTTAGCGGCATATTGTTGTTTTTTATATGATTGCTCATTGTCATCAAACATAAAGTCGAAGCAGTTACCCTGCTCCATCGCCAAACCGATCTCATTGCAGACCTGGTAAAACAGCGGCATATAACGATTAGCGTTCTCACGATAAAATGCACTTTGGTAGTAGTGCACCTGATGCTTATCGGTAAATGCGTAATAACTACTAAGCGGCTTATCATTTAGCGTTAACACTTTGATATAGGCTTTGCCTTGCGGAATTAATCGCGCCAGAATGCGCTGATGAAATGCCATAAAGCGAGTCGATTCAAAAATCAGAAAATCGGCTCGATTCTCCCAACGATCACGATGCATCGCGCGCAACTCTTCTAAGGACTCCTTCACATTACCCGCATTGGAAACCACCACATTGACGTTTCCATCCCGATCAAAGAGACGATTCTTTTTACGGTAATCCTTCTGCCAGCGATTCGGAATTGTCTCAAGATACTCAGACTGAGTGGCAACCTGTGGCACCTGATAACGGTAACCGTAGGGATAAACTTGGCTTTTAATGCCCTGCTCTGATCGCTTAAAGCATCGGAAAATTAAAGAGTTTTCTTGTAAGAAGTCGAATTCTGCAAAATCCCAACGGCGCTGATAACGATTAACCGTCGCTTCAACACTTTTAACAACCGCATCCTCATAGCCTGGCCTTACCAGCAAATCGACAAAGGGCGTAGCAATACTGTCTTCAATGTGTTCGCCAGAAGCCAGAAACCGTAAGGTCCGGCCTTGAATATAGGCATGTGGATACTTGCGCTCAACCTGAAACGGCGCGATACCAACCAGCAAGTTATTATCGTAATAACTGAGAATGAATAGATCCCGACGATCTGTATCCGAAAACGTCTCCCACCAGGTGTACATCCAATCCCAACTGGAAAAAATCGTCGAGCGCTCAGCAACTTCATACAGTGCATTCCATTCACTCTGCAACGCTGCAAAGGCAAAGGTACAGCTAATTAGGTTGAGCTGGAGTGATTGATTTGAGTTCATTTTTGACGATACCGCGAGTGCTTCCGCAAAGCATCTGCTACTGCAATCTGTGGGTTGAAATTCAAAGTATGGAGTGCAATTAAATCTTGGTCCCAATCAGGTCGGCAAACCTGCTCTGTCACTTCTTGGTAAGTATCAGGGTCAAGCTGGCAAATCCGATTGATATTTAGACCTGCGCCATAGCTGCCAGCACAGTCCTGAGAAGGTCGGTAAACCTGATCATTCCAGTTGAAAAATTGACCTGCAGGTCGAGCCTTCGAGGCATCACTGATCACTGGGTTCTGCGTATGTGCCTGCCAAGACTGGCTTAGTGGTGAGTCGGCATAGAACAAGTGCAATTCTTCGCAACCAGAAAGGCCCACTTCGATTGCCACCGTCACAAATAACCACCAACTCCCTTCATATTCCAGCAACGTAGAGTCATAAGCCGCTAAATCACTAATCAGTGTATGAGCAAACTCCCACTGATAAGGAAATGAGGTGCAGCGATAAAGATCAATCGTGCCATTATCGCCAGACTCCGGAATCATATAAAACGCAGATTCGTACTCGAAAACGTTCGGATAAGACAGGTGATAGTCTTTCTTTAAGATGGTGGCTGGAGCGCTATGAGTTCCATCCTCAAATACTTCCATACACGACAAGTGCCCACGCTCTGTGGCAAATGGTAACTCCTCAAAAAAGACAAAATGCTGCCCTTCCCGACTCACGACAAAAGGGTCTGCCCAAAAGCAATCAGCAGACGGGACTAATTCCTGGTACTCACCAAAAGCCAGCGGCAAACTCTGCCCTGACTTATCTGAATGATTAAATCGAATCAGTATTCGCCACTGCTCTTGGGTTAAAAATTTCTGCTGTAGTTTGGCAAGCAAATGAGAGCCGAATTGGTAGTAAGCACTTACTTGATCCATGGCCGGCACAGGAGACTTAGCTGAAGAAACTGACAGTGAGTTATAATCTGATGCTGAACTAAGTTCGTTTTCTAAGCTTGATTTGGAGCTCGCTTCTAGCAAAGAAGCTGATAAGGCTGCTGAATCATTATTCTGAAGTGTTTTATTAAGCGCCCGTGCCCACAGGTGATTCATCAACACCCAATAATAATTAAGGTTTCGGGCATATGAACCACTATCCAGACTAGGAAGCGCCTCGCTTAAAACAAACTGCTGATCAGGGTTTGCTATCAGTGAAACCGCTAAACGAGTCTGTACAGCGTTTTTGCTGTATTCACTCAACCCCAAGCACCAAGAAGAGAGGGAGTCCGAATCGGAAAAACTTGCCCGCAACACGCCTAGCTTGGCTAGAGGTATCAACTTCTGAGCAATATCAAACTCAGTGAAATCAATAACTACATCGCAATCTGCCAACTCAAACTCGGCTAATTGAGATTCTGAAACGGTAACAACCTCACCAAAAACACTAAGCTCAGCAGACTCAAATGCAGGCATTGGTGAACGAAATACTAAAGCATCCAAACGATGCAAAGATTTTATCGCCAATGGCACATGAGCCGCTGACTTCCCTAGACTAATCACTTGAGAAATTCTGATTAACTGCTGATCTAGCAGCAACTGAACCACATTTAACTGCCAACGCCACAGTACGCTGGAGCGTGCA harbors:
- the aroE gene encoding shikimate dehydrogenase, whose protein sequence is MSDQYAVIGNPIAHSKSPWIHSSFAEQLGESLEYSLLTADTDAFAAAIRDFSAKGGKGLNVTVPFKQEAWAAADELSDHARKAGAVNTLSFLEDGRVRGDNTDGVGLVRDLIQNQSVTLEGRRILIMGAGGAVRGVLQPLLEQSPTEIYIVNRTVERAENLAGLFAEFGNVSAGSYADLPEKGAFDVIINGSSSSLGGELPPLPASIVASGCHAYDMMYAAEPTIFERWCTDNQVSSISNGLGMLVEQAAESFWIWRHKRPETAAVLNALTASLKATA
- a CDS encoding GNAT family N-acetyltransferase is translated as MNSNQSLQLNLISCTFAFAALQSEWNALYEVAERSTIFSSWDWMYTWWETFSDTDRRDLFILSYYDNNLLVGIAPFQVERKYPHAYIQGRTLRFLASGEHIEDSIATPFVDLLVRPGYEDAVVKSVEATVNRYQRRWDFAEFDFLQENSLIFRCFKRSEQGIKSQVYPYGYRYQVPQVATQSEYLETIPNRWQKDYRKKNRLFDRDGNVNVVVSNAGNVKESLEELRAMHRDRWENRADFLIFESTRFMAFHQRILARLIPQGKAYIKVLTLNDKPLSSYYAFTDKHQVHYYQSAFYRENANRYMPLFYQVCNEIGLAMEQGNCFDFMFDDNEQSYKKQQYAAKATPMYRLVWTPSQYRLSAFNFYKAFKKINSAGKQKLRANLKNSLPTTG
- the hemB gene encoding porphobilinogen synthase is translated as MAIVTGNFPFSRMRRMRKDNFSRRLMRENVLTTNDLIYPVFVLEGENQRQAIPSMPGVERLSIDLLVKQAEEAVALGIPAMAIFPVVESDGKSDGAEEAYNPDGLVQRCVRALKAACPELGIITDVALDPYTSHGQDGLMGPDDYILNDETVSVLVRQALSHAEAGADIVAPSDMMDGRIGHIRDNLETEGYQNTKILAYSAKYASSFYGPFRDAVGSSGNIGGGNKYSYQMDPANSNEALYEVAMDLEEGADMVMIKPGMPYLDIVRRIKDEFKAPTYVYQVSGEYAMLKAASINGWLDERACVLEALVSMKRAGADGILTYFAMDVARWLQEK
- a CDS encoding glycosyltransferase, which gives rise to MKIVHVIEPMAHGVFIWVIDMANNLVRNGYEVTVIHSLREDTPKNWRELFDPKVELIHVQMGRAINPMTDLKALYRITREIKRINPDVIHGHSSKSGVLARTAGFLLGRNKRTLYTSHAIHYPLIEHPVKRAIYKALELVAYWMGGTIIACSKREYEIILKEITKGNTTRLACISNGIDLSQITMKDYSVLNDKVKVGVLGRISTQKAPHVFAAIAATVLSHRQDVEFYWVGNGEPEDEAMLAEVGVTVTGFLSRADAVKVLSSLDIFLQTSLYEGLSLALLEAQAAGIPAVVTNIPGNDEVVQHDLCGFVGNDEAELTTYLERLIDSSALRQQLGLGAREYVNKQFSFDAMGDQYKALYQEISENYPTAPVATSR
- a CDS encoding glucosamine inositolphosphorylceramide transferase family protein, which encodes MNHHPHGLSVSIIARSSVLWRWQLNVVQLLLDQQLIRISQVISLGKSAAHVPLAIKSLHRLDALVFRSPMPAFESAELSVFGEVVTVSESQLAEFELADCDVVIDFTEFDIAQKLIPLAKLGVLRASFSDSDSLSSWCLGLSEYSKNAVQTRLAVSLIANPDQQFVLSEALPSLDSGSYARNLNYYWVLMNHLWARALNKTLQNNDSAALSASLLEASSKSSLENELSSASDYNSLSVSSAKSPVPAMDQVSAYYQFGSHLLAKLQQKFLTQEQWRILIRFNHSDKSGQSLPLAFGEYQELVPSADCFWADPFVVSREGQHFVFFEELPFATERGHLSCMEVFEDGTHSAPATILKKDYHLSYPNVFEYESAFYMIPESGDNGTIDLYRCTSFPYQWEFAHTLISDLAAYDSTLLEYEGSWWLFVTVAIEVGLSGCEELHLFYADSPLSQSWQAHTQNPVISDASKARPAGQFFNWNDQVYRPSQDCAGSYGAGLNINRICQLDPDTYQEVTEQVCRPDWDQDLIALHTLNFNPQIAVADALRKHSRYRQK